Proteins found in one Streptomyces sp. CB09001 genomic segment:
- a CDS encoding metallopeptidase family protein — MLEMTREEFEELVAEALDRIPPELTRLMDNVAVFVEDEPPADDPELLGLYEGTPLTERGEWYAGVLPDRITIYRGPTLRFCATREDVVAETEVTVVHEIAHHFGIDDARLHSLGYG; from the coding sequence GTGCTGGAGATGACGCGCGAGGAGTTCGAGGAACTGGTCGCCGAGGCCCTGGACCGGATCCCGCCGGAGCTGACGCGGCTGATGGACAATGTCGCGGTGTTCGTCGAGGACGAACCGCCGGCGGACGATCCCGAGCTGCTCGGGCTGTACGAGGGGACGCCGCTGACGGAGCGCGGGGAGTGGTACGCGGGCGTGCTGCCGGACCGGATCACCATCTACCGGGGGCCGACGCTGCGGTTCTGCGCGACGCGTGAAGACGTGGTCGCCGAGACCGAGGTGACGGTCGTTCACGAGATCGCCCACCACTTCGGGATCGACGACGCCCGGCTGCACTCCCTCGGGTACGGGTGA